attTAGTTCAATTTGCTTTCTCTAGAGCCCAGAAGAGTGGTTGGTACTcattaggtgctcaataaaagttAAAACTTATGGAATCAATAACAATgtaaaataaccaaaaaactACAAGCAACTTACATTGGTAAGGACATTTAGTTGTACCTTGGCAACAGTTTGGATCTCTTGAGGGTCACAAGGTCACACATCTGTCTAGCTggtttttaaatatgaatgtgAATTCAGAAGCTGAGAAGTCCTAGTTAACCTCTGCATATAACACTAATATCTATGAAATTATTGAGTGTTAATTACACATCATGCATTCTGCAAAACAATTTACATGTTGGTCTCATTAAACCTTCACaatattatccctgttttacagatcaggaaataGAGGCTTAGAAAGATCACATGTCCTAAGCATGATCACTGAGTAAGATTATGGCAGAGAAGGGAATATATGCTGGGTGGGTCTGATTCCAAAGTCCAGCTCCTAACACCTGCTCCTACTGACTCTTCCTTGACCCCTTGTAACCTTCCTGCAGACTCTTCCCAGAGCTTTTCAAGTTCCCCATGGAACTTGAAAAACATTAATCATGCTCACTGCACTTTGCCGCTTGTTTTTTTGGATCGTGGATGTCTTGGGAAGCTTATTCTGGTGCTacttgtcttttgtttgttcttcttaaaCATCTTGCTCATCCAATTGGAGTCTTCAGCAGGGTTCCCCCTGGGCAACAGATGAAATAAATAGTTTGTTAATGACCTGTCCTGTGTCCTCCACTATCAGGGCCTGCTCCAGCTCCATAGACACACCAATGCTATGTCTTTTAACCCTGGCTAAGCCCCAGACTTCCCACAATAAACATTTGTATTTATAATCAATGACCATTTATCTAAGTAACATCATGCTAATGAGTCAACTGAAACGCAACTGAAATTTTGTAAGTTATAAGTCAATGCAATAAAGTTTAAACCCTGTGAACAAAATGCATAGTATATGCCCaagcacaaaatttttaaattcatgaaaactctttcaaaaagttttataattaaaattgtaCTTAATGTGAGAACCAGGTATGTTTTGATATATTTGATACAATATAGAGTTGGAACATCAAAAGGACCTGCTCTGCCAATAGGTGCCGCTGTGGCCATGGAGAACCCCAGCCACAACCAGAacttccccaaggcaggagggATGAGGTTGAGGAGGGGAGAGGTACTCTTTGACCAACCTTCGGATCTCCTGCTGGTGTCTTCCATTGGCTAACCCAACTGGAAAGAAGCCAGCAAAGGGAGCCTGGGTAATGTGACCctaaggaacttaaaaaaataccagtCCTGGGGTACCAgtcctggggtacctgggcacagtcagttgagcctccaactcttggtttcggctcaggtcatgatctcagggtcatgaaactgggccccacatggggctctgcactcattgcagagtctgcttaagactcactctccctctctctcttcccctacaAAACCCCCCACGCTTCCCCACCCTCATACTCATGTgctatctaaaaaaataaaaataaataaatatttaaaaaacaacaactaccAATCTTCAGGCCCTCTCAGAATGACTGTGAAGGTAAGTAATGGAGAACATGTCACACAACCCAGACAATTGATGAGTattataaaaaaaagactttctgagGACAATCTATAACATAGGAATATTAGCCTGCTTATTGTGCTGatagaaaataatttgtattaaAGGAGGCCTTTGACAGAGTCCCACAATTCATTCGGCCAGGAAATGGCCTACTTCAGGCTAGGATGCAGCATGCCTGCTAGCTCCCTTGAACTGAGACACCACCAGAGAGTAAGACATGAGAGGTGGGGGTGCACGTTCTCCCACTGCACTCAGAGAAGGGGCATTCCCCAGTGAGTACAGGAAGGAGCTGACGAGAATGACACTGTGAGCACAAATAGCTCATTTCCCATTCATTGCCCCCACTGAAGACGAGAGAAATGTAAAGGGGTGGACTGTAATCACACAAACCAGAAAAGGATCCCAGTGTTGCTATGGTagctaaaaagaaggaaaatttcatTTAGTTGGGCCCTCCTCCCCCGGCCAAAGGAAAGAATGTGTCCCTAGTTAAGGAGAAACTTACATTATGTGAGGCTTGCTGGTGGCTTCCTTCACATTAACCAAAGGCATGGCATCTTTCAGATTTGAAGAGGCAAGAGGAGCTATagtcaaaagtaaaaatagaggaGACGAGAGAAGGTGACAAAATCTTGCCCATTTCAACTCATCTGTCACCTCCAAAAAGCCTTTCTTAACCCCCCAGAGAAAAGTGATCTTAATCTCTATGAGTACTTCCAACACTCTGTGTTTGCTAGTAATGTAGTACTTaatcactagtgctgtgtttttAAGGTTGGTATCTCTGTCATCCCCTCAGCTGCCGGGGAGATTTCCTGAGTGAGGAGCTGAGAGCTGTTTAACTTTGAAGCCtctagagcagtgcttctcaaactatcTGTAGACAATACCAGTTTTAAAgaaccatctttttaaaatctttttttggaaTCCAAATGGACTAGTACTTTTGTGACATACAATACAAGGAATTAGTAGGAAAATGACCAAGCTCTTGGATGTCATGGCTATAAACATTTCTAAATGCTTACTTTCAACCTCTGTACTCAGTTCATTGTGAATTAGTAACAAAtagtctggggaccagcattggCTCACGGAGCACTCTTGGAGTAGCTCTGCCCTGGAAGAGCAGTTATTACAATAACAAAAACCTTCTGGTACAGTAGTTCTCAATCACAGTTCTCAAAAGAACCCCCCGGAGGGCTTATAAAAAGATAGATAGCTGGGTCCCACCACCCTGAGTTAGTAGGTCTGTGGTAGGACCTGAGAATTTTCATTCCTAACGAGACCCCAGGTGTAGAGTTTGCTGTAGGTCAGAGACCAACCTTTGACAATCAGTGGATGAAAAGGTAAGAACAAAGGTCAAGAACACTGCCCCCTTGTGGTGGCCTATCCTCAAAACAGGTAGAATGGCTAAAGCTAACTGCTGACTTTACCAATGCACCCCCCAACGCAATAGTTATAGGCAACTAATGAGTTGttgaacactacgtcaaaaactaatgatgtacaacaataaatcttggaacactgcatcaaaactaatgatgtattttatggtgactaacaacacacacacaaactaatgATGTTGGCTAACTGACAACTactatgctggctaactgaacataatttaaaaaataataacgcAATGGTTGTCACTCCCATGTTGTGGCACACTTGCTGAGGGGCTCCAGACATAaggaaggtgggagaagccagAAGGGTCCATACCTTGGGGCTGTTCTGGGCCCAGTTCCTCCACAGGTGGCTGTCCAGGTGACAGTGAAGGAGAACACAGGGGCAGTGTTTGAGATGTCCCCACAGATGAAGACCCCAGGGATGGCCTGGGTGACAGAGGTGACTGGGAGGGTGGGGATCTTGGCGGTGATCCAGTCGTTTGTACCCTCTGCTGTGGTGGTGATATATGAGACAGCACAGGTGTGGAGCTGAGTGGTAAGGGCACAGCTGGGCATGATACAGGGGGCAAGTCAGCTGGAGAATGTGATGGTGATGAGGCCAGTGGAGATGCAGGTGACTGCTCAAATGAAGAGACAAGTGGTGAAACAGGTGATTCTACAGGCCACTCATGTGTGGATTCAGGTGTCTGCACAGGTGAGGACACAAGTGGACTGTGGCagctctttccttccccttcagGAGCCCACTGTGTGTGAGGTTGTGTGGATTCTTCTTGCTCTGTTTGGAGGCTTGACTGACTGCGTTCAGGGCACTCACTGCCAAGGGCAAGTTCTATATTGCAGTATACTTCCACACGGGGGAACATCACTCTCTTGGAGGGAGAATTGAGGTAAGCAGCATCTAGGAAAACAATGGCATTGGGTCACCGGTGGCATTACGAGCCCCTGGCATCAGCATGGCATTTTCAAAAAGTGATTTCACAAGTTATTTTCATAAGCAGGATTAGTGCTTTTTAATGGCCTTTGCTTACTTACTCAAATTTATATTGAGTATTTGATTGTGTATTGATTCACTTATTCGACagatgtttattgagcatctatatgtgccaggcattatacCAGGTACTGAGGAGTGAGGGAGACAAAAACAGGTGTGATGGTTCTTGGCCTCTTGGAGCTTACAGTCTGGCTTGGGGACAGGCATTGATTATCCAGATAATCTCATTTTTACCAGGACAAGTTCTAGGTAAAAAAGGAACATGATGTtatgagagagaggaaagcagggaggACTTCTTCAGGAGGGTTTCCCTGAGGGAGCAACATTTGTGCTGAGATCTGAAGGGTGAGTGAGGGTACAGGGGGTGTTGGTGTGGGATGGGGAGGAGCATTTCAGACAGTACGAACAGCACACACAGATGCCACAGGTTTGAGGGAGCATGAGGAAGGCCTGAAAGGTCAGTGTGgttggagcaggggtgggggcactgTGGTGGGAGATGGGGCTGAGGAGGCCACTGGAGCCCAACTATACTTGTAGAAACCATTGAGGGCCCTTGGTTTTCACAGAGACCATGAAAGACCTACAGGCAATGGGGCTGCTGCACTATCTCTGGTTTTGACAAGATCACTGTGACTCCTGTGTGGAGACTCACTGAGAAGGGCCTAGAGGACCCAGGGAAATGTATAAGGCTGCGGTGGAGAGGTGTTTAGGGCTTGCacctggaaggagagagaaagaactagaAGATTCTACTTAGGAGGTAAAATAAATGAGAACTGACAATGGATTGACtggggggaagagaggagggagctggCTTGCACAGCCAGGTGGATGCTGGTGCTGACAGGGTGAACAGGGAGAAGATGGGTTAAGGGAGCAGTGAGGAGGACACAGGTTAAAGTTTGTTTGAGGATATGTGGATGTTAGGGGGACTTAGAGATATCCAAGGAGAGATGAGAAGTGTGGGCAGTCAGATATATGGGTTGGATCTCAGAGAAGAGTTGAGGGTTAGAGGTGTACATTTGGGAATCCGTCTATGGATGGTCACTGAAGCTGTGATGGTGGCCATGGAGGAGGTTGCCTAGGGAGAAAAAGCAgagtgagaaaaggagagagccAGGActgagtgaggagggggagaggggaaccCAGGCCAAGATTCTAAAATGGGAAAGACTGGGGTAGACCTACAAGTTTCTGGTAAGGATCCATTTGAGAAGTGGGGATTGGATATATAAAAGAGAGATGAAATAATGGATAATTCAAGAGTGCTGAGGTGGGAGGGGGTCTGAGCACAGGTAGGGGGTGGGCTCTAGGCAAGAAAAGGGCTGCTTCCTTTAATGTTCtgagaaggagggagacagagcaggCTGAGTTTGAATATTTGGTAGTACAAAGTTGAGAAAACTTCCCTCTGTTGGCTTTGTGTTTCTCTGTGAAGTTGTTTGGAGGAAAGGCCTTCTCCTGGTGATCAGGGAGAGGGGAAGTCTTAAGGTGGTGACTATGTTGCCAGAACAAATACAGCACAATCACATTTTATGTAGAAATTcacaagctaattctaaaattcatatggaattatAAAGGACCTGGAATAGCCTAaacaacttttaaagaaaaaaaaaggaacaaagatggaaaaccaAGACTACCTGGTATCAAGATTTACGATAAAGCTTCAGGGATTAAGACAGTATGATATTGATgtagagacagagaaatagatcAATTGAACAAAACAAAAGGTCTAGAAATAGACCCGTGACATACAGAGACAACTGACTTTACTCAACAGAAAAAGCATAGCCTTTTAAATAAACAATGCTGGAACAGGTAGTCatctaaatgaaaaggaaaagaaagctttgttttatttcttgagccatattaaaaaattaactcaaaatgaaatatagacacaatgaaaaaacaaaaagctataaaacttctagaggaaaacaggaaaaaccTTTTTGTGATCTTGAGtaaagcaaagatttcttagataagaCACCAAAAGCATTACCCATAAAGGGAGCAAATTAATAATATGGGccccatcaaaattaaaaactccttTTTAGGAGACtgttaaagaactgaaaaaagaaatcacagaccaagagaaaatatttgcaaatcatatttcagataaagggcatttatcaaaaatacataaaagctcTTAAATAAGAAAACGACTCAATTTTTAAGCTGGGCAAAAGAGCCCActgaggggtgcatgggtggctcaatgggttaaacctctgccttcggctcagatcatgatctcagggtcctgagatcaagcccagcaccggggtctctgctcagcggggaccctgcttccccttctctctctgcctgctcctgatctctctctgtcaaataaataaataaaacctttaaaaaaaataaaatataaaagagccCACTGAAAGAGCTCTCAATGGCCAAAGGAAATCTGAATATAcagacttcagttaataataaccAACATTAGTACATTAATTGTCAACACTACACTAAACTATGTACCAAATTTTATACGTACCATACTATAACTTCTAACAAAAATAAGACATAATAATACGGAATGTGGAGTACATAGAAGCTCTTCatgctattttcacttttttttcggtaaatctaaaattattcttaaaaataaagcttattaTAGGTCTGGGTGGGAAATGATCAAAAGAATTGAACTCTTCAACAAAGATGatatatagatggcaaataagcatatgaaaagatgctcaacattagtcattaaggaaatacaaattaaaattacaatcaCATGCCATCACACAACTATTCACATGGCTGTAATTAGGAAGACTGACCATTTCAAGTGTTGCTGATAATATGAAGAAACTGGAACTCTTATGCATTGCTGATGAGAacgcaaaatggtacaaccacttcaaaaaacaatttggcagtttcttaaaaagttaaatatacctTTTGAGTATATGCCCTTAGTATATATtccaaataattgaaaaataagacATTTGGAAACCTGTGCTAAGAAGAAGAAACAATTCAAATTGTTCCTCGGTAAAGAAAATGCGGTATGCACACAGGTGTATGTCTCATGCTACAAAATGGataaacctggaggacattatgatAGCGAAATACACCAGTCACAAAAAGTCaagtactgtgtgattccattgaTATGAGGTATCTGAAGTAGCCCATCTCCTAGGAGTAGAAAATAGAGTGGTGGTAGCCAGGGcctaggaaaaggagaaaggtggAATCACTGAGTGATGGGTATAGAGTCTCAGTTTAGCAAGAGAAAAAAGTCCTGGAGATTGGTTGTACAGTGTAAATATACTTAACACAActcaactgtacacttaaaaatggttaagatggtggaacccttggctggctcagttgaaaaAGCGTGaaactcttgaactcagggttgtgagtttgagctccacatggggtgtagagatcacttaaaaataaaaaatctttaaaaactggttaagatggtaaattttatgttatgtgttttacctgaattatacatatataattgtatattacaTGAGTATAGATTAAATGTACATCCACCATACCATCTAGACATTCCACTCCTCAGTATTTacttaagagaaaggaaagcatagGTTCATACAAAGACTCCATGAGTATTCAAAGGATCTTTATACATAATAGCTCAAGCTGGATGCAAACTAGATGTCCATTAATGGGTGAGTGGAGAAATgaactgtggggttttcatagatggagTGGaatgtaaaaaggaatgaactatttaTACACGCAATAACATGATGAATCTCAGCATGATTATACTGACTGAAAGAATGCAGACAAAATCAAGCCCATACTGTAAGTCCATACTGAAAATTTCTAGAATGACAGAAAGTAAATTGGGGGCACTGAGGGAAAGTGGGAAGGGTCACAAAGGAGCATGAAGACGACTTTGGGCACGATGGATAATGGTTCACTCTCTTGATTGTGGTGTTGACTTcacaggttgtgtgtgtgtgtgtgtgtgtgtgtgtgtgtgtaagtgagaGAGCGGGAACTTAACAAATTGTGTGAGCGAGGAAGGaggcaagagaaggaagaatgccaggaaggaaggaaggaaggaagtggggagagggaggaaaggaggaagggaagggaaggaagggagggaaggggggtaggAAAGAAGGTCTGGCCAGGCACGCCTGGATGCCAGATGGATAATTTTAGACATGACATCCTTTGAGCTCCAACCTCACTCAACGCCCACATCCACATGTCTGTGTGGGGAATGTGGATTTTCAAGCATACCAGCAAGCAGTGCCCTTCCCTTTGGCAGGAGGCTGCTGCCTGGGGAGGCCAAGGGTGGAGAGGGAAGCTCGCCTGGCAGCAAGAATAATTAGGCAGATGTGAGTCCTGAGAAGGGCAGAAAAGGGGGATGCCAGGATGTGAGCTGAAGAATTCAGGGTGACATCTTGCAGGTGTGGCCTTCTGCCAGAGCTGACCCCCATCCAGAAAGCAGTAAGGTGGGAGGCTGGAGCGGACTCCCGTTTTTCTGTTCCCAGATGGCAGGTGGGCATTAAGAGTGTGGCTCTGGGCACCAGCCGCAATTTCTCAGGATGCGTCATACCTTCTGCTTGCATCTGGTGCCGAGAGGAAAATCCAGTCCTACCAAACCCAAGAGGATTTAGGGGTGGGGCTGATGGAACCTGCACTGAGAGCCATGCAAACACTGGCAATTTGGAAGAGGAATCGAAAATAGCTGGTAGCCAGGAAGAGACATCTTCTTCCTTATGAGTTGGGTCCGTTCCTGCTTGGAGTGATTTTAGGGCCCTGGAAAAACCCACCATCCTCCATACATTGCCCTGATTCTTCAGCAGATGCTGAAATCTCCTATTAGAGTCTCACCCTTGGGTTTAAGACTGTCATTTATACAACGACGTCCACATCAACTAaggggggaagggtggggaagcATGAAATGGCGCTGAGAGAGACCAGAGATGCTAAAGCAAGGCACTTTGTAACTTACCCACCCActaccctccccaccaccctgggCTTGCcctgagaggaagagaaagaagttctaggagagagacagggacatTTGGTAACCAGGCAGCCAGGTGCAGaggggtctcctgaggcaaagaaTATGTCCCAAGTCCCAGTTTCAAATCGGGGGATCCTCCAACCCCATGTCCCCAGTATATACCACGACTGAGGAAAGAGTGAAGGGGCTTCCCAGCTGGGGGTGGAAAGGACCTCGGGTCCTTGccagctcctcctcttcctgagaCTCCGTAGGTGAGACCCCATCCCTACCCTCCACTGACACTCCTCATGTGGTCCCCCTTTTGGGCACTTGGAGCTTAATTTTCACAGCTGTCACCCATGTAAATGTGTAGGAGGTGGGGAGCTGTTCAagtagagtcagggtcaggaggAGTCTGTCCAGCAGAAAGGCAAGAGGAGGGCCCTGTCTCCTAGATCAGAGGGTCAGTGGGCTGGATTGACTGGGTCCAGGAATAAAACTCTGAGGTGGTTCCATGATCAGCCCTattatacagatgagaaaaccaaggtccCAGGAGATGAATCCCTGgttcaagatcacacagttagCAGGTGTCAGGAACCAAGATTTACCTTTTTTACAGATTAGGAGCCAAGACAGAGAGGGCAGGTGATTTCCCGGAGTTCACACAGTCAAGGGGGATGAGAATCATGGCCCAGGCCTACTTGCCTCCAGAACCCAcattccttccatccttcctcccatcccccaacctTGTCCAGAGAATGGCCCCACCTCGTACTTACTCAGTCGCCTCAAGTAAGAAACGGTGTCTTCATACCCTCGGTAGTAATAGTTGTGCAGGATCTGCAAGGGGGGAGAGCAGGACAATGACAAAGGCTGCAGCAATGGAGAGAGtggagtcccctcccccagagcagCTCCTTTCATTGCCTTTGAGCtttattttaatggatttttaaaatgaacccaTCCAGTGTCCCATCCCTCACTATCTCCTAAGAAGTGGGGAGCAGTTATGATCTTGTGTCCATTAATGGGACAGGTCATTAATGTGTTAAATCATTTACAGCTGATCATCAGCTTCCCCTGGGTGGGAGAGGGTGAGATGTTTGTAGTAGAACCAGAAAAGGTGCATGAGGGCCATATGAAGAGCCGAGTTTAAATCCCAGTGCTGTTACTTTTTAGCTGTGCGGCTCTATGGCTGTAACCTCTcacagcctcagtttcttcacctgtaaaatgggaacaatggtCGTATCTATTGCAAAGGATGCTAGGGGGTTACATGAGATATTGCTCACAAAGCTTTTCcataaagggccagagagtaataTTTGGGGTTTAGAACACCACAGATAgtctctgtctcttcttcccgttcttcttgttcttgttcttgtcctcctcctccttctcctcctccttcatcttcttcttcttccctcttccttctcgtcctccttttccctctctttctcctactTCTACAACTATCTAAAAATGGAGAGCCCATGCTGAGCTCACAGTCTATATGAAAACAAACCACCTTGAGAATGAAAGTCGAGCACTGATGGTGAGCAGAAAGTCAAGTTCGAGAGGCTCTGATGAATACAATGTATTTATTCTGTCTTTCTTGAACTGCCTGTTGGTGGATTGCTTTTATGAGAGTAAATAGTCATACTCTTTACCAATAAATTAGTGTAAGGCAGATGCTGGATCGTAAACAATAATTAGAATGTAAGTCACAAAACTGGCTTAGAGGAGTTATCATTCAAACAACAATTGCTGAGAACCTTCTATAAGCAAAGTCCTTTGTAGACATAGTGAGTGTagtcaaagaaataagtaaaacttagTGCCTACTCCCAGGATCACACTTCTTGCCAAAGAAAGACATGCATTTTGTAAAGACATgtagacttaatttttttagagcagttttggaaaggttatgatctcagggtgctaggattgagccccgagtcaggcttttGGCTcagtgctcaatggggagtctgcttctccctctctctgtgcccctccccctcactcgtGCTGTCtttctatcaaaataaaataaaatattttttaacaagtaaaataaataaaattgaaaacaaaacccaaaacacaagcCCCTGGCTGGATTTGGCCCGTGGGCCATGGTTGCTGAAGCCTACATTGCACGTCAGAGTGGGAAAGTTCCAGTAATGTCCTACCAGCAGTTCTGACATCATCTCCTTTTATAGGGGAGAAAATTGAGGCTGGGAGCACTTAAGGGCctcattcaaggtcacacagctagttagcCACAAATCCAGGATGCAGGTGTAGGAGGAAGTCTAAGGAGGCACGGATAGAACTGCATAGATCCTGTTGGCTCCCCTAGGCCCTGTCAGCTTCCCCCTGTTCCCCTTCCTTCCAGGCCCCTTGTCTCACCAGTAGGTCCGGCGGGAACAGGGCATGGGTCATCCTGGCGATGTTCTCCAGGGAGAACTGGAAGGAGCAGTTGAACATGCGGAAGTCATGGAAGATGGCAGGGCAGTCCCGGGGGCAGATGTCTTGCTGCCCGCTGAAGGTGGAGATGGTAATGGCATCGGTCCAGAAGGAGCAGGGCTGCATGCCCGTGAAGCCCCCGTCGATGTAACGCTATGAGGCGGGGGGAGGCAAAGTCGTAAATGCTAATGGGATCAAAGAGGTCCTCTTCCCTCTTCAGGGAGTCCAACAAGGAAATGGGTCCCCTGGGACAAGCCTGGAGACCAAGGTCCAGGTGGGTGCATGGTGTGTTCACAGTGGCCCCTGaactcccagcccagggctctgTCCTTACACTGTCTCCCCTCAGCCATCTCGAAGGTTCTGAGCCCGGGGAGGGAGGGGCATTCGTACTCTGGATAAAGCAGGAGCACATGATCCCCtgccacagctccccatcccagctgCTCCTCCTCAGCCACTCAACTGCTAAATGCAGGGCAGGGGGAATGGAGCCTGTTCCCATGGTCTTTCTAGAAGGTGAACACATGGTGGATCTGAGCAGGTTGGGCAGTTGGGCATTATCCCCTCTTCCAGACCGCTGTGAGTCCAAACTGCCTCCCTCTATTGAGGTCGGGTATCCTCAGCACTTTCCAGAACACCCCCAACCATGGTCTGGCCACCAGCCACCACATAGCCCTTCCCTCTTGGGGCTTCTGTTGCCTCAGCTGTGAACAAAGGACCACAGATTCTGAGGTTCTAactctctggggtgcctgggaagcACACGGCTGACATAAGCAATATGTGCTCCATCTCCTAGCTGAATCCTGATTTCTGgactcattttctcattttctctttacaTAAAATGAGGAAAGGGGATGTGTTAGATATGCCTACTCAGAGCGCGGTCTGAGGACCAGCAAACCTAGCCAAAGCTGGTTGGAGATAGGCAGGGTCTCTGACTCCACTCCAGGTCTAGGGGATCAGAACTTGCATTGTTTTACAAGACCTACCCCCTCCTCAACCGGTGATTCAAGTGCATTAGCCTAGATGACTTTAAAGGTCACCATCATTCACAGTTCCAGGTACCAATGTCACAGGGTCTGTATTC
This genomic interval from Neovison vison isolate M4711 chromosome 1, ASM_NN_V1, whole genome shotgun sequence contains the following:
- the PNPLA1 gene encoding omega-hydroxyceramide transacylase isoform X2; the protein is MSHACDVHLTSSHHRGILSSHISTRRAGAVDAFRDLAPRMLETTHRFAGTSAGAVIAALVICGIEMDEYLRVLNVGVAEVKKSFLGPLSPSCKMVQMMRQFLYRVLPEDSYKAATGKLHVSLTRFTDGESVVVSEYTSKEELIEALYCGCFVPVYCGLIPPTYRGVRYIDGGFTGMQPCSFWTDAITISTFSGQQDICPRDCPAIFHDFRMFNCSFQFSLENIARMTHALFPPDLLILHNYYYRGYEDTVSYLRRLNAAYLNSPSKRVMFPRVEVYCNIELALGSECPERSQSSLQTEQEESTQPHTQWAPEGEGKSCHSPLVSSPVQTPESTHEWPVESPVSPLVSSFEQSPASPLASSPSHSPADLPPVSCPAVPLPLSSTPVLSHISPPQQRVQTTGSPPRSPPSQSPLSPRPSLGSSSVGTSQTLPLCSPSLSPGQPPVEELGPEQPQAPLASSNLKDAMPLVNVKEATSKPHIMGNPAEDSNWMSKMFKKNKQKTSSTRISFPRHPRSKKTSGKVQSAPCPLDFSLLSTSETVWVTYRPHPSWIQEYSDPEEAVNQERT
- the PNPLA1 gene encoding omega-hydroxyceramide transacylase isoform X4; amino-acid sequence: MVQMMRQFLYRVLPEDSYKAATGKLHVSLTRFTDGESVVVSEYTSKEELIEALYCGCFVPVYCGLIPPTYRGVRYIDGGFTGMQPCSFWTDAITISTFSGQQDICPRDCPAIFHDFRMFNCSFQFSLENIARMTHALFPPDLLILHNYYYRGYEDTVSYLRRLNAAYLNSPSKRVMFPRVEVYCNIELALGSECPERSQSSLQTEQEESTQPHTQWAPEGEGKSCHSPLVSSPVQTPESTHEWPVESPVSPLVSSFEQSPASPLASSPSHSPADLPPVSCPAVPLPLSSTPVLSHISPPQQRVQTTGSPPRSPPSQSPLSPRPSLGSSSVGTSQTLPLCSPSLSPGQPPVEELGPEQPQAPLASSNLKDAMPLVNVKEATSKPHIMGNPAEDSNWMSKMFKKNKQKTSSTRISFPRHPRSKKTSGKVQSAPCPLDFSLLSTSETVWVTYRPHPSWIQEYSDPEEAVNQERT
- the PNPLA1 gene encoding omega-hydroxyceramide transacylase isoform X1: MEEQVFKGDPDTPHSISFSGSGFLSFYQAGAVDAFRDLAPRMLETTHRFAGTSAGAVIAALVICGIEMDEYLRVLNVGVAEVKKSFLGPLSPSCKMVQMMRQFLYRVLPEDSYKAATGKLHVSLTRFTDGESVVVSEYTSKEELIEALYCGCFVPVYCGLIPPTYRGVRYIDGGFTGMQPCSFWTDAITISTFSGQQDICPRDCPAIFHDFRMFNCSFQFSLENIARMTHALFPPDLLILHNYYYRGYEDTVSYLRRLNAAYLNSPSKRVMFPRVEVYCNIELALGSECPERSQSSLQTEQEESTQPHTQWAPEGEGKSCHSPLVSSPVQTPESTHEWPVESPVSPLVSSFEQSPASPLASSPSHSPADLPPVSCPAVPLPLSSTPVLSHISPPQQRVQTTGSPPRSPPSQSPLSPRPSLGSSSVGTSQTLPLCSPSLSPGQPPVEELGPEQPQAPLASSNLKDAMPLVNVKEATSKPHIMGNPAEDSNWMSKMFKKNKQKTSSTRISFPRHPRSKKTSGKVQSAPCPLDFSLLSTSETVWVTYRPHPSWIQEYSDPEEAVNQERT
- the PNPLA1 gene encoding omega-hydroxyceramide transacylase isoform X3, producing MEEQVFKGDPDTPHSISFSGSGFLSFYQAGAVDAFRDLAPRMLETTHRFAGTSAGAVIAALVICGIEMDEYLRVLNVGVAEVKKSFLGPLSPSCKMVQMMRQFLYRVLPEDSYKAATGKLHVSLTRFTDGESVVVSEYTSKEELIEALYCGCFVPVYCGLIPPTYRGVRYIDGGFTGMQPCSFWTDAITISTFSGQQDICPRDCPAIFHDFRMFNCSFQFSLENIARMTHALFPPDLLILHNYYYRGYEDTVSYLRRLNAAYLNSPSKRVMFPRVEVYCNIELALGSECPERSQSSLQTEQEESTQPHTQWAPEGEGKSCHSPLVSSPVQTPESTHEWPVESPVSPLVSSFEQSPASPLASSPSHSPADLPPVSCPAVPLPLSSTPVLSHISPPQQRVQTTGSPPRSPPSQSPLSPRPSLGSSSVGTSQTLPLCSPSLSPGQPPVEELGPEQPQAPLASSNLKDAMPLVNVKEATSKPHIMGNPAEDSNWMSKMFKKNKQKTSSTRISFPRHPRSKKTSGKVQSAPCPLDFSLLSTSETVWVTYRPHPSWIQEYSDPEVWN